Proteins from a genomic interval of Nitrosomonas sp.:
- a CDS encoding MMPL family transporter: protein MNIIKCYTQWLLAARGWVWLLVLAIVMVAGYGLQNVRFKSDYRMFFSADNPQLAALENLQRTYTRDDNVLLVLTPSNGEVFSAETLAIARQLTRALWQTPYSTRVDSLTNFQYSHAVDDEIVVEDLVTEGNTLAPAELLRIKTYALQEPLLVNRLISPDARVLGFNVVILRPGIEQDAETRAVATYVRHLASTLRSEHPDIDVRITGSIMMDTAFAESSELDMRTLTPAMLVIIVLAVWFFLRSWSGMLIVLIMMTLSVICAVGIAGGLHIAFSPSSIPAPTILLTIVVANCIHLLTGFYRSVNQGVALPDAISSSLEKNFKAIFLTNLTTGIGFLTMNFSDSPPFHDLGNITAIGVVAAFLLSISLLPVLMAQFPAKGRPRLGTGESWMLFSTWIIRHRRACFVAITIMVAGLAASSLHNALDDEYVKYFAPSVEFRRDTDYTTQHLTGIYKIDYDLQQKREGGISDPHFLQQVDAFASWYRQQPEVTHVFALTDIFKRLNQNMHGDDPAWYRLPETAEMGAQFLLLYEMSLPYGLDLNDRVDVGKSATRVTATLHSISSQAVLDLEARAQAWLAANASEFTRHEGTGITLLFAHIGQRNIVSMIGGILLAIGCIALILVIVLRSVTLGLLSLIPNIVPAIMTFGLWGLLVGQIGMAASVVVAMTLGILVDDTVHFLSHYQHARSRMGHSPEAAIGHAFSETGSALWMTSLILMLGFAIFAVSSFRINQEMGMLTTIIFALGLLADFLLLPPILLFIERQNQPCRWRQITGEPAPLFNQIPSTQEKKP from the coding sequence ATGAATATAATCAAATGTTATACGCAGTGGCTGCTTGCTGCGCGTGGGTGGGTATGGCTGCTGGTGCTGGCAATCGTCATGGTCGCCGGTTATGGTCTGCAAAATGTCCGGTTCAAATCCGACTACCGCATGTTTTTCAGTGCGGATAATCCACAGCTTGCTGCACTCGAAAATCTGCAGCGGACCTATACCCGTGATGACAACGTGTTGCTGGTGCTGACTCCGTCAAATGGCGAAGTTTTCAGCGCGGAAACACTTGCGATTGCGCGTCAGCTCACCCGGGCATTGTGGCAAACACCGTATTCGACAAGGGTCGATTCTCTGACCAATTTCCAGTACAGCCATGCCGTCGATGATGAGATTGTCGTCGAGGATCTCGTGACTGAAGGCAACACGCTGGCACCTGCGGAACTGTTGCGCATCAAGACTTACGCGTTGCAGGAGCCGCTGCTTGTCAATCGTCTGATATCGCCTGATGCGCGCGTATTGGGGTTCAATGTGGTAATTCTGCGCCCCGGAATTGAGCAGGACGCCGAGACACGCGCCGTAGCGACCTATGTCCGTCATCTGGCGAGTACGCTGCGTAGCGAGCATCCTGATATCGATGTGCGTATCACCGGGTCGATCATGATGGATACGGCTTTTGCCGAATCCTCGGAACTCGATATGCGTACCCTGACACCGGCTATGCTGGTCATCATTGTGCTGGCAGTATGGTTTTTCCTGCGTTCCTGGTCCGGCATGCTGATTGTGCTGATCATGATGACGCTGTCAGTCATCTGCGCGGTGGGTATCGCGGGCGGGCTGCACATCGCCTTCTCACCCTCCAGCATTCCCGCGCCGACCATTCTGCTTACCATCGTGGTTGCCAACTGCATTCATCTGTTGACGGGGTTTTATCGGTCGGTAAATCAGGGGGTAGCGTTGCCCGATGCCATCAGCTCGAGTCTGGAGAAAAATTTCAAGGCGATTTTCCTTACCAATCTGACAACTGGCATTGGTTTCCTGACGATGAATTTCAGCGACTCGCCTCCTTTTCATGATCTGGGTAATATCACCGCAATCGGTGTGGTGGCGGCATTTTTGCTCAGCATCAGCCTGCTGCCGGTGCTGATGGCGCAGTTTCCGGCCAAAGGTCGCCCACGGTTGGGAACGGGAGAATCCTGGATGTTGTTTTCGACGTGGATCATTCGCCATCGTCGCGCCTGTTTTGTTGCGATAACCATCATGGTGGCCGGGCTGGCGGCAAGCAGCCTGCACAATGCTCTTGATGATGAATATGTGAAGTATTTCGCGCCTTCAGTCGAGTTTCGCCGCGATACGGACTACACCACGCAACATCTCACCGGTATCTACAAAATCGATTACGATCTGCAGCAGAAGCGGGAAGGCGGAATCAGCGATCCCCATTTTCTGCAACAAGTCGATGCTTTCGCCAGTTGGTATCGACAACAGCCCGAAGTTACCCATGTCTTTGCCCTGACTGATATTTTCAAACGATTGAATCAGAACATGCATGGTGACGATCCCGCCTGGTATCGGCTGCCGGAGACGGCAGAAATGGGCGCACAGTTTCTGCTGCTGTATGAGATGTCGCTGCCCTATGGGCTTGATCTCAATGATCGTGTCGATGTCGGCAAATCAGCCACCCGGGTAACGGCGACACTGCACAGTATTTCCAGCCAGGCGGTGCTCGATCTGGAAGCACGGGCGCAGGCATGGCTTGCGGCCAATGCATCCGAATTCACCCGCCATGAAGGAACCGGCATCACGCTGCTGTTCGCCCATATCGGGCAACGCAATATCGTCAGCATGATCGGCGGCATCCTGCTTGCCATCGGCTGCATTGCGCTGATTCTCGTCATCGTACTGCGCTCAGTCACGCTGGGCCTTTTGAGCCTGATCCCCAATATCGTTCCAGCGATCATGACATTCGGCCTGTGGGGACTGCTCGTCGGCCAGATTGGCATGGCGGCATCCGTTGTGGTGGCGATGACGCTTGGCATTCTGGTGGACGATACCGTACATTTTTTAAGCCACTATCAGCACGCCAGAAGTCGCATGGGGCACTCACCGGAAGCGGCAATTGGGCATGCTTTTTCCGAGACGGGGAGTGCGCTGTGGATGACGTCGCTGATCCTGATGCTCGGCTTTGCCATCTTTGCAGTTTCCAGCTTCAGGATCAATCAGGAAATGGGCATGCTGACCACAATTATTTTTGCGCTGGGCCTGCTCGCAGATTTTTTATTGCTGCCCCCGATCCTGCTGTTTATCGAACGGCAGAACCAGCCGTGCCGCTGGCGGCAGATAACCGGCGAACCCGCCCCTTTGTTCAATCAGATTCCATCCACACAGGAGAAAAAACCATGA
- a CDS encoding acyl carrier protein — MNTVADGESAASNTLMQALGVMSADEQARCAEDHLCTLFAQTLRMDAGKIDRQRSLAQMGIDSLMAAELQSGIGRVFGVRISTLELMRAQSLSNLVALLLEKTEITIGMTAGSASPPPDQTPASELLARLSTEEVDGLLQQLMNEKEPSHA, encoded by the coding sequence ATGAACACGGTCGCCGACGGGGAATCTGCTGCCAGCAACACGCTTATGCAAGCGCTTGGTGTCATGTCTGCGGATGAACAGGCTCGATGCGCTGAAGATCATTTATGCACGCTGTTTGCGCAGACCCTGCGCATGGATGCCGGCAAGATCGACCGACAACGCTCCCTTGCGCAGATGGGCATCGATTCATTGATGGCCGCCGAACTGCAGAGTGGAATTGGCCGCGTGTTCGGTGTTCGCATCTCTACGCTGGAACTGATGCGTGCGCAGAGTCTTTCAAATCTGGTCGCCCTGTTGCTGGAAAAAACCGAAATAACAATCGGCATGACAGCCGGTTCTGCGTCCCCGCCACCGGATCAAACCCCGGCATCTGAATTGCTTGCCCGGTTGTCCACGGAAGAGGTGGATGGATTACTGCAACAACTGATGAACGAAAAGGAGCCTAGCCATGCATGA
- a CDS encoding SDR family NAD(P)-dependent oxidoreductase, with protein MKFTLPHTDAVEPIALVGVGCRFPGGINEVSSFWEKLLSGEDAIVAVPPERWNPRRFYDPDPGRPGKLYMQAGGFLQQPVDVLDAAFFGIAPREAECMDPQQRLLLETSWEALEDAGIPPDTLAGSSTGVFIGAFTLDHKLTQMGSSNRDLISTHTAIGSTMTILSNRISYFLDLRGPSMSLDTACSSSLVATHLACQSIWHGECTLALAGGVNVMTRPEYPVAMCKGGFLARDGRSKSFDARADGYGRGEGAGVVVLKPLHAAVRDGDNIYALICGSGVNQDGRTNGITVPNPESQAALIRQVCNTYAINPADIQYIEAHGTGTPVGDPLEAKALGSVIGAGRQADDLCLVGSIKSTIGHTEAAAGIAGLIKAALCLSHRKVPPQANLDTPNPAIPFAELGLRLPRVAEPLAPNADKVLACVNSFGYGGTNAHVVLQSAPLPVEDRQSRHDEGERVYVLPLSARSEQALQALAQSWRQLCAENPAASADDLCYSAGCRRSHHSHRLAVTGSSLAELDEQLALYAEQGTGEWIVSGKLPETMANRPVFVYTGMGPQWWAMGRELYNTEPVFRDMAERCDAIFTGIAGWSILQEMLADESASRMQETLIAQPANFVLQAALTALWRARGIEPAAVVGHSVGEVTAAYVAGVLSLEDALQVSYHRSQIQQQAAGMGKMLAVGMGAERGVELLKSTHGLVSIAAINSPETVTLAGEAASLDTITAYLTSIGEFNRMLQVEVPYHSHYMEQLKPAVREALASLRPGLPAMTLYSTVTGERVESVTYDAEYWCDNIREPVYFAKAMHSLLRDGHRVFLEIGPHPVLSTAIRECCRAQGITPLTFTSMKRGQPERRTFALALAELYTAGCVIDWQKQYSPVARYIRIPLYPWQKEVYWREEAASMHERIGTPLHPLLDQRLSDPHPAWQSRINAQFLPYLTDHRVDELVVMPGAAYVEACLAAQAQLAGEQPCVIEHLRFQQALIIDHAEEPLVHITLDPENGEYAFFSRQPQARFDWQLHATGKSSVGMVDGEDAALLENSAARCHETVDVDLLYADLKQRGLDYGPTFRTMTSIQRGQREILARIELHDSLAEDFASYQLHPTLLDGCFQSLIACLEDDDRFYMPVSIEKLVWLRRPTRTIWCHGRLDDITADGVTGHLHLYDEAGKLCVSIETIRCRALASQKNTIAGHIPELGYVWEWQREPLQLGEPNQGAWLVFTGEDELSVQLCQRLGADGARSVTQIDTRYIFQQQAATITTLDARQLARVKTLMQLAKSQRCTGIAYLWGGQHPDPQSDPAGIGQSCAALQVIQLLSDVFTEQAPRLYFITQSLHAVEGHDAVGPLAQAPLAGLARVALNEYPAFRCTLIDMEQGGADAPMDSLLLELLANTAEDDVALRGNARYVHRLARMAAEVSQENTPVMATTSGTEVEAFYLDWTEAPVFHEATRNTPCEHEVEVELEYVNMPGWHALRSTDEQSDGYFATGRIVSRGEKVAHWQTGERVVLAVQGLPASHVCVDAAQVFSLAGFGDIPSQCIAGLITSLVPAYYSLNHVMRVRPGETILIDADSGNCALSFHHAGLWLGAVPLLYSSDDARLEGLESRSDITVIDARQSDLAETLATALDVFDVRAWIHAGHTGHPVFKQRALKNNVHEIVIDQVDMHNPEIRGACGSCSHVCVLSLALTSPVLFGRILQEVAQYLRRNPLPAIGMQLFSGEEFTQMGTTATSPAADTLIPILSLADRKKIPVLAQTDIPAIFDAQATYLITGGFGGFGLELAHWLAKQGARHLALAGRRGVADKSARQGVEVLRSKGVTVMTAAVDIADADQVAALLVRIDHVMPPLKGVWHAAAVLDDAPIAELTEVRMRKVMLAKALGAWHLHQLTQSRPLDHFVLFSSVSALIGNGRQANYAAANTFLDALAWRRRAMGLPATAVNWGAIQTGMAVDNEIVSKHLALMGMHSLPTKRALDC; from the coding sequence ATGAAATTTACCCTGCCTCATACCGATGCTGTTGAGCCCATTGCGCTGGTCGGCGTGGGTTGCCGTTTCCCCGGCGGGATCAACGAGGTTTCAAGTTTCTGGGAAAAATTGCTGAGTGGCGAAGATGCCATTGTTGCCGTACCGCCAGAGCGCTGGAACCCCCGGCGCTTTTATGACCCCGATCCCGGCAGGCCAGGGAAACTTTACATGCAGGCAGGCGGTTTTCTACAGCAGCCCGTTGACGTTCTGGATGCGGCCTTTTTTGGTATTGCCCCGCGTGAGGCCGAATGCATGGACCCCCAGCAACGCCTGCTGCTGGAAACCAGCTGGGAAGCGCTGGAAGATGCCGGTATCCCGCCGGATACGCTCGCGGGTTCGAGTACGGGTGTATTTATTGGCGCGTTTACGCTCGATCACAAGCTCACGCAGATGGGCAGCAGCAATCGTGACTTGATCAGTACGCATACCGCCATTGGATCGACTATGACGATTCTCTCCAATCGCATTTCCTACTTTCTGGATTTGCGTGGTCCGAGCATGAGTCTGGATACAGCCTGTTCCTCGTCGCTGGTGGCGACGCATCTGGCCTGCCAGTCAATCTGGCATGGGGAATGTACGCTCGCGCTGGCTGGCGGCGTCAATGTCATGACGCGTCCCGAATATCCGGTGGCAATGTGTAAGGGCGGCTTTCTTGCCAGGGACGGACGCAGCAAGAGCTTCGATGCGCGTGCCGATGGCTACGGGCGCGGCGAAGGCGCGGGGGTGGTTGTGCTCAAGCCTCTGCATGCCGCTGTGCGTGATGGAGATAACATTTATGCGCTGATATGCGGCAGTGGCGTCAATCAGGATGGCCGCACCAACGGCATCACGGTTCCCAACCCGGAATCACAGGCTGCACTGATCCGGCAGGTATGCAACACCTACGCGATCAATCCTGCCGATATTCAGTATATTGAAGCACATGGCACCGGTACGCCTGTTGGGGATCCACTGGAAGCAAAAGCACTGGGTAGCGTCATCGGTGCCGGTCGTCAGGCCGATGATCTCTGCCTGGTCGGGTCGATTAAATCCACTATTGGGCATACTGAAGCCGCAGCCGGGATTGCCGGGCTGATCAAGGCGGCGCTCTGTCTCTCACACCGTAAGGTGCCACCACAGGCCAATCTCGATACGCCGAATCCCGCCATTCCCTTTGCTGAACTGGGCTTGCGCCTGCCGCGCGTGGCAGAACCGCTGGCACCGAATGCGGACAAAGTGCTCGCCTGCGTCAATTCATTTGGCTATGGCGGCACCAACGCGCATGTGGTGCTGCAAAGTGCACCGCTGCCCGTGGAGGATCGGCAGTCACGTCATGATGAAGGGGAACGGGTCTATGTGTTACCGCTTTCCGCACGTAGCGAGCAGGCATTGCAGGCGCTGGCACAGTCGTGGCGACAGCTTTGTGCCGAAAATCCTGCAGCCAGCGCGGATGATCTCTGTTATTCCGCAGGCTGCCGCCGCAGCCACCATTCCCACCGGCTCGCCGTAACCGGCTCGTCGCTGGCTGAGCTGGATGAACAGCTTGCGCTCTATGCCGAACAAGGAACGGGGGAATGGATAGTCTCCGGTAAACTGCCGGAGACCATGGCGAACCGGCCTGTTTTTGTCTATACCGGCATGGGACCGCAATGGTGGGCGATGGGCAGAGAGCTGTACAACACCGAGCCGGTTTTCCGCGATATGGCGGAACGCTGCGATGCTATTTTTACCGGAATTGCAGGCTGGTCGATTCTGCAAGAGATGCTTGCCGATGAGTCCGCTTCACGCATGCAGGAAACCCTCATCGCCCAGCCTGCCAATTTTGTGCTGCAGGCTGCACTGACCGCACTGTGGCGCGCTCGCGGCATTGAGCCTGCCGCCGTTGTCGGCCATAGTGTCGGCGAGGTGACGGCTGCGTATGTCGCAGGCGTGCTGAGTCTCGAAGATGCGCTCCAGGTCAGCTATCACCGTAGCCAGATTCAGCAACAGGCTGCCGGCATGGGCAAGATGCTCGCAGTGGGTATGGGTGCCGAACGCGGCGTGGAGTTGCTGAAATCGACCCATGGCCTGGTTTCGATTGCCGCGATCAACAGCCCCGAAACGGTCACGCTGGCGGGAGAAGCTGCCAGTCTTGATACGATCACTGCTTATCTCACGTCGATTGGCGAATTCAACCGTATGCTGCAGGTGGAAGTGCCCTATCACAGCCATTACATGGAGCAATTGAAACCGGCGGTGAGAGAAGCCCTGGCCAGTCTCCGGCCAGGATTACCCGCCATGACGCTGTATTCGACGGTTACCGGCGAGCGCGTCGAGTCTGTCACGTATGATGCAGAATACTGGTGCGACAATATCCGCGAGCCGGTGTATTTCGCAAAAGCGATGCACAGCCTGCTGCGTGATGGTCATCGGGTTTTCCTCGAAATCGGACCGCATCCGGTGCTCTCGACTGCAATTCGGGAATGCTGCCGCGCGCAGGGGATCACGCCGCTGACATTTACCTCGATGAAGCGGGGCCAGCCGGAGCGGCGCACGTTTGCGCTGGCATTGGCGGAGCTTTATACCGCAGGGTGCGTCATCGACTGGCAAAAACAATATTCTCCGGTCGCGCGTTATATCAGGATCCCGCTCTATCCGTGGCAGAAGGAAGTCTACTGGCGTGAGGAAGCGGCATCCATGCACGAGCGTATCGGCACGCCGCTCCACCCGCTGCTGGATCAGCGTTTGTCCGATCCCCACCCAGCCTGGCAGTCGCGAATCAATGCGCAGTTCCTGCCTTATCTTACCGATCATCGCGTCGACGAGTTGGTGGTCATGCCCGGAGCAGCCTATGTCGAAGCCTGTCTGGCAGCGCAAGCGCAACTCGCCGGGGAGCAGCCCTGCGTAATTGAGCATTTGCGCTTTCAGCAGGCATTGATTATTGACCATGCCGAGGAACCCCTTGTCCACATCACGCTCGATCCTGAAAATGGAGAATACGCATTTTTCAGCAGGCAGCCGCAGGCACGCTTTGACTGGCAGCTACATGCCACGGGGAAATCCAGTGTGGGGATGGTTGATGGCGAGGATGCCGCATTACTGGAAAACAGTGCGGCACGTTGCCATGAGACAGTCGATGTCGATCTGCTCTATGCTGATCTGAAGCAGCGCGGACTCGATTATGGCCCGACATTTCGCACTATGACGAGCATTCAGCGCGGTCAACGTGAAATTCTGGCAAGAATTGAATTACATGATTCGCTTGCCGAGGATTTTGCAAGCTACCAGCTGCATCCGACCCTGCTGGATGGCTGCTTTCAGTCTTTGATCGCTTGCCTTGAGGATGATGACCGGTTTTACATGCCGGTTTCAATCGAGAAATTGGTGTGGCTGCGTCGCCCAACCCGCACGATCTGGTGCCATGGCCGCCTCGATGACATTACCGCAGACGGAGTTACCGGGCACTTGCACCTGTACGATGAAGCCGGGAAGCTTTGCGTCAGCATCGAGACCATTCGCTGCCGGGCACTCGCCTCTCAAAAAAATACCATAGCCGGTCACATCCCCGAACTGGGCTATGTCTGGGAATGGCAACGCGAGCCATTGCAACTGGGTGAGCCGAATCAGGGTGCGTGGCTGGTGTTCACTGGCGAAGACGAACTGTCCGTTCAGCTGTGTCAGCGGCTGGGAGCCGATGGCGCGCGTTCCGTCACCCAAATTGATACACGTTACATTTTCCAGCAGCAGGCCGCCACGATCACGACTCTTGATGCCAGACAGCTTGCGCGTGTCAAAACCCTGATGCAGCTGGCCAAGTCACAACGCTGCACCGGCATTGCTTACCTATGGGGAGGGCAGCATCCTGACCCTCAGTCTGATCCGGCTGGAATCGGACAAAGCTGTGCAGCTCTGCAGGTCATACAGTTGTTAAGTGACGTGTTTACCGAGCAGGCGCCACGGCTGTATTTCATCACGCAATCCCTCCACGCGGTGGAGGGCCATGATGCGGTCGGGCCCTTGGCGCAGGCGCCGCTTGCCGGGTTGGCGCGTGTGGCTCTGAACGAATATCCCGCTTTCCGCTGTACCTTGATCGATATGGAGCAGGGTGGCGCGGATGCCCCAATGGATTCTCTGCTGCTGGAGCTGCTTGCGAATACGGCGGAAGATGACGTCGCGCTGCGCGGAAATGCGCGCTACGTGCACCGGCTGGCGAGAATGGCGGCGGAGGTGTCTCAGGAAAACACGCCCGTCATGGCAACGACAAGCGGGACGGAAGTCGAGGCGTTTTATCTGGACTGGACCGAAGCTCCTGTATTTCATGAGGCCACGCGTAATACACCTTGCGAGCACGAAGTCGAAGTCGAGCTGGAATATGTGAACATGCCGGGATGGCACGCGCTCCGTTCAACGGATGAGCAGTCCGACGGTTACTTTGCCACCGGCAGGATTGTGAGCAGAGGCGAAAAGGTTGCCCATTGGCAGACCGGTGAGCGCGTTGTTCTGGCTGTCCAAGGATTACCGGCGTCGCACGTCTGCGTCGATGCTGCACAAGTATTTTCGCTGGCAGGTTTTGGCGATATTCCCTCTCAATGTATAGCGGGTCTGATCACTTCACTGGTTCCGGCCTATTACTCGCTCAATCACGTGATGCGCGTCCGTCCAGGAGAGACGATACTGATTGATGCCGATAGTGGAAATTGCGCGTTATCCTTTCATCATGCCGGGTTATGGCTCGGCGCGGTTCCGTTGCTGTACAGCAGCGATGATGCCCGCCTGGAGGGTCTGGAGTCACGCAGCGACATCACCGTGATCGATGCCAGACAGAGCGATCTGGCGGAAACACTCGCCACCGCGCTGGATGTGTTTGACGTGCGTGCCTGGATTCACGCTGGTCACACCGGTCATCCCGTCTTCAAGCAGCGCGCCCTGAAAAATAATGTGCATGAGATCGTGATCGATCAGGTTGACATGCACAACCCTGAAATCAGAGGGGCTTGCGGGAGTTGCTCGCATGTCTGCGTGCTGTCGCTGGCATTGACATCGCCCGTGCTGTTTGGCCGGATTTTGCAGGAGGTGGCGCAGTATCTGCGGCGCAACCCGCTACCGGCAATCGGCATGCAACTCTTCTCCGGTGAGGAATTCACCCAGATGGGTACAACGGCGACATCCCCCGCTGCCGATACCCTGATTCCCATTTTGTCGCTGGCCGACCGGAAGAAAATCCCGGTGCTTGCTCAAACCGATATTCCTGCCATTTTTGATGCTCAAGCCACTTATCTTATTACTGGGGGCTTTGGTGGATTTGGTCTGGAATTGGCCCACTGGCTCGCGAAACAGGGAGCGCGCCATTTGGCGCTGGCTGGTCGCCGTGGTGTCGCAGACAAATCAGCACGACAAGGTGTCGAGGTACTGCGCAGCAAAGGAGTGACCGTGATGACGGCTGCGGTGGATATAGCCGATGCCGATCAGGTGGCGGCGCTGCTGGTGCGTATAGATCACGTGATGCCACCGCTCAAAGGGGTGTGGCATGCGGCTGCGGTGCTTGATGATGCGCCGATTGCCGAACTGACGGAAGTACGCATGCGCAAGGTGATGCTTGCCAAGGCACTCGGTGCGTGGCATCTGCATCAATTGACGCAGTCCCGCCCACTCGACCATTTCGTACTGTTTTCATCGGTTTCTGCGTTGATCGGCAATGGCCGTCAGGCCAACTATGCGGCAGCCAATACTTTTCTTGATGCGCTTGCCTGGCGGCGCCGCGCCATGGGGTTACCCGCAACTGCGGTCAACTGGGGAGCCATCCAGACCGGCATGGCGGTCGACAATGAAATTGTCAGCAAGCATCTCGCGCTGATGGGTATGCACAGCCTTCCGACGAAGCGGGCGCTCGACTGCTGA
- a CDS encoding aminotransferase class I/II-fold pyridoxal phosphate-dependent enzyme: MHDVKAMSDTEKRQLLARLLAQSESHAIRPEVPMESVSRNQSIHFEEFPGYRELQEHARIFQTLGVDNPYFCVHEGVSDHVTRFANRRYINYSGYNYLGLSGHPEVSAAAKQAIDEYGTSVSASRIVSGEIPLHGELEAVLARIHDTEAALALVSGYATNVSVISHLFGPEDLVIHDALIHNSVIAGCKLSGARRMTFPHNDWQALDRILAENRRQHARTLIIIEGVYSMDGDIADLPRFIEIKKRHDCLLMVDEAHAAGVIGPRGLGSHDHFGISGSAVDIWMGTLSKAFASCGGYICGSRALIDNLKYNAAGSILFSVGISPANTAAALAAARILLREPERAARLRANSRLFLDEAKRYGLDTGDAAGTGVIPIITGNSVACLKLGQHLANAGIYVHPILYPAVSESAARLRFFIICNLTEEEVVTTVKTLAAGMQHLQVTAG; this comes from the coding sequence ATGCATGACGTTAAAGCCATGTCGGATACCGAGAAACGCCAGCTGCTCGCCAGACTGCTCGCACAGAGTGAAAGTCACGCCATCCGGCCAGAAGTGCCCATGGAATCTGTATCCCGTAATCAATCGATCCACTTCGAGGAATTTCCCGGCTATCGCGAGCTGCAGGAGCACGCCAGAATTTTCCAGACGCTGGGTGTCGATAATCCTTACTTTTGCGTACATGAAGGGGTAAGCGACCATGTTACCCGCTTTGCAAACAGGCGGTACATTAACTACTCCGGCTACAACTATCTGGGTTTGTCCGGTCACCCGGAGGTATCGGCCGCTGCAAAGCAAGCCATTGATGAATATGGCACTTCGGTGTCCGCCAGTCGAATCGTATCGGGAGAAATTCCGCTGCACGGTGAACTCGAAGCGGTACTGGCCAGAATTCACGACACCGAAGCGGCGCTTGCGCTGGTGAGTGGCTATGCAACCAACGTTTCCGTGATCAGCCACCTGTTTGGTCCGGAAGACCTCGTGATCCATGATGCGCTGATTCATAACAGTGTCATTGCCGGTTGCAAGCTGTCAGGCGCCAGGCGCATGACATTCCCGCATAATGACTGGCAGGCGCTCGACCGGATACTTGCGGAAAATCGCAGGCAGCATGCACGCACGCTGATCATCATAGAAGGTGTCTACAGCATGGATGGCGATATCGCCGATCTGCCACGTTTCATTGAGATCAAAAAACGGCATGATTGCTTGCTGATGGTCGATGAAGCGCATGCCGCCGGCGTCATCGGTCCACGCGGATTGGGCTCGCACGATCATTTTGGTATTTCCGGAAGTGCAGTCGATATCTGGATGGGTACGCTCAGCAAGGCCTTCGCCAGCTGTGGTGGTTATATCTGCGGTTCACGCGCATTGATCGACAATCTCAAGTACAACGCAGCGGGTTCGATCCTGTTCAGTGTGGGCATCTCGCCCGCCAATACCGCCGCCGCGCTTGCCGCTGCCCGCATCCTGCTGCGTGAACCGGAGCGCGCGGCCAGATTGCGCGCCAATTCGCGTCTGTTCCTCGATGAAGCAAAACGGTACGGTCTCGATACCGGGGATGCCGCAGGTACGGGCGTCATTCCGATTATTACCGGCAATTCGGTCGCCTGTCTGAAATTGGGGCAGCACCTTGCCAATGCGGGAATCTATGTGCATCCGATCCTGTACCCGGCGGTTTCCGAATCAGCCGCAAGGCTACGTTTTTTTATTATCTGCAATCTGACTGAAGAAGAAGTGGTGACGACGGTAAAAACGCTTGCAGCAGGCATGCAACACCTGCAGGTAACCGCTGGCTGA